Sequence from the Neorhizobium sp. NCHU2750 genome:
CATAGGCGCCAGTCGGTAGCCCCTTTTTCAACCTGTCCCAGAGCAACCAGAAAACGGCACGTGGCATCGCTGGATGGCGAATGATATTATGTGGCCTCCCAGCCAGTTCGCTCCATGAATATTGGCTGATCCGCTGAAATACTTCATTGCCGGATTGGATCTTTCCCCGCCCGTCCGTCCGGGAGAAGAACAACTCGTTAAAATAGAATGGAGACTCTATTTCGATTGAAACATCTGTCTCGCTGATATGCTTTTTGAGTTTCATGTATTAATCCGTCAAATCGCGAGAATACCCTCCCGTATTCGTGACATGGATTTGTTGCATCGGATTTTCACGTTGTCATTACTGATTTCAGCTGCTTTTGACGATCGTCAAGCATGCGACGAGAATTTCAAATTTTAGCGAAATTGTTCCTGGAAAGAATGATGGAGCGCGGCGCAGACCATCAGGGCAAGCGCTCTTTGAATGTTCAATTGCCTACAGCAGCGCCGTAGACTCGGCTCGGACGGGCGGAACAGCCAGGCCGATACGCGCGGATGACAGGATCCGTCGCTATTCGTCGACGCGATCGGTTATTGAGGCGGAAATTGTCTCATGAAGCCGAACGATCGCTTCAAGATCGGAATCGGCGGCGTCGACCAGAACCTTGTCACGCAGGCCGACGAGAATCTCTTCTGCGCGAGCTGCCATGATCTCGCCTTCAACCGTGAGCCATATGGCATTGGCACGGCGATCCTTTTCGTCCGGCTTGCGTTCGATAAGATTTGCCGCGCTTAATTCATCGAGCAGGCGGACAAGCGCATTGCTTGATTGTCCTATAGCGTCAGCAAGCTGAACCTGTCGAAGGCCGCCGCCCAACCTGTAAAGCCAGATCAGCACATCCGCACGGGCGGCCGATATGCCTTCGTCCGCCAAGGCGCGCTCCGCCAACCGCCGCCAAAGGTTGGCGCCGCGCAATATGGCTGCGGTAGCTTTGCGCTTGAGTATCTGCCGGCTGTCCATCGGGCTGCTCTTCAGTGTTTCGAGGCAATCTGTCTGAACCTTTCGGATCACAAAATGGGCTCTACACAATTTGATGACTTGAGAATAGTACGCATGTGAACTATTTACATGACGTAAAGCAAATCCCGACAGGAAATCGCGGAGGCCGGTCAGCCGGCAATCCTACCGTTCTCGCCTCGGCCTGATGCAGCATTCGCGCGTTGGTTATGCGCGCTCGGCTGCAGGTCTGCGGTTTCGTGAACGTCCGATGGAGCCCGCCGGGAATCGTTGGTAATGAGCAAAAGAATGGCAGTGCTATCACAATTACTGAATCCGACTTCTGACGATGTCGTCTTCTCGGTGAAGACCTTCGCCGCTGCCGTTCTTGCCCTCTTGATCTGCTACACTTTCGACTTGCAGGGGCCGCAATGGGCCTTCACAAGCGTCTATATTATTGCAAATCCTTTGGCGGGCGCCAGCGGATCCAAAGCGCTTTACCGGCTGATCGGGACTGCCGTCGGTGGCGCTGCCACCGTCGTCTTCGTTCCCAACCTCGTCAATTCGCCCGAGATCCTGACGATTGCCATTTCGTTATGGGTAGCAACCTGCCTCTATATAAGCCTGATGGATCGTTCGCCGCGCGGTTATGCCTTCATGCTGGCAGGCTATACCGCGGCGCTGACGAGTTTTCCCGTCGTTGATGCGCCGGACACGGCTTTCACCTATACGACGGCGCGGACGATGGAGATCGGCGTCGCCATCATCTGCACTCTCTTCTTTAATGTCGTGTTTTTCCCCAAATCGGCCAGCAGCGTCCTCGCAAGACGCGTCGATGGCTGGCTTGCCGATATGCGCGGGCTGGCCGGCCAGGTGCTACAGGGCGCCGGAGAGCAAAGAGTGGTGACGCCGCTCTCGCGAAAGCTTGCAGCCGAAGCGATCGACATCCGCCTGTTCACCACGCATGCGTTCTTCGACAGTCCGAGCCTTCGTAGAAAAGCGCAACTGTCACGCGAGCTGCAGCGCATGATGGTGGCCATGCTGCCGGTGATCTCTGGGATCGAAGACGTTCTGGCCGCCTTCAAGAGCAGCAAGGCCGGAATTCCGCCGGAAATCAAGCAACTCGTCGACGACGTGTCTCTCTGGATGAAGGAAGAAACGCCTCTTTCCGGCGAGGATAGAAATACGCTTTGGAACCGCTTGAAGGCGCTTGCCGAGCGTGGAGCGGATGATGGCAGCTGGTCAGGGATCCTGTCGCGAAACCTGGCGTTCCGCCTCCAGGATCTGGTTCAGACCTGGAGCGACTGCCTGGATCTGAAGAATGGCGTCGAACCCAACCGTACCCGGTCACGCCTACTCGTACGTCTTGGCCTGACTGGTTCACAGCGCCCGATGCATCGCGACTACACCATGGCAGCGTTTTCCGGTCTCACGGCCGCGCTTACGACGAGCGTCGGCTGCCTCATCTGGATATCGACCGGCTGGTCGTCCGGCTCCGCAATGGTTCTGATGGGCGCCATCATGATGTGCTTTTTCGCGGCGATGGACAACGCCCAGCCAGTTATCCGAAACTTTATGATGGCGAGCATTTTTACCGGTGTTGCCGCGTTCATCATTCAATTCGCGTTCACGCCGATGATTACCAGCTTTTCGGCCATGATGGCAGTGCTGGCAGTCGTTTGTATCCCGGTGGGCCTGCTGGCAGCCAGGCCTCAGACGTTCCTCATCGGGATGTCTGTCGGCACCAGCCTCCCCAACATGCTTGGTCTTCCGGCGCGCCCGACTTTCGATGCGGCAACTTTTCTGAATTCCAACACTGCAATGATTGCGGGCATGATGCTGGCGTTGGTGGTGACGGTCCTCGTCAAGACCGTTGGGACGGAGTGGAGTGCCAAACGTTTGCTTCGCGCGGGATGGATCGATATTCGCTCCATTGCCGCGGCGGAATCGGGACGCGATTTTACCCGGCTGCTTCATAAAATGCTCGACCGGCTTGCACTTTTGGCACCGCGCATCAACGCTTTGCCAAAGACGTCTCACATCCATGGCGAAGATATCCTGAAGGACATGCGCGCGGGCTTCAACCTTATCGAGCTGCAGCGCGCCATTCAGGGTTTGCCGGGGGGCGATGGCGCTTTTGTTCGGGACGTGGTTCAGGCCATGGCCGGCTATTACGACCGCAAGATCCGTAGCACAGGCCACGTCGCTCCGGACGAGCATCTTCTGCAGTGCCTGGATCGCTGCCTCGATGCGCTCATCACCGCGCGATCGGATGTTGCCGTCGACGCTTCGCGTGCCTGTGCTGCGCTGCGTTACACCCTCTTTCCATCTGCCGACGACTTCAAGCCGGTGCCGGCGCGTCAACTCCAGGAGCAGGCCGCATGAAGCCGGAAATCGATCTCTACGGCGTATTCATTCCAACCCTCGCGCTTTGGGGGCTAATTGCCTACCTTCTCAGCACCGTTTTGCGCAGGCTGCTTGATAGGGTTGGTTTCTACAATCTCGTTTGGCACAGGCCGTTGTTCGACCTTGCCATGCTCGTTTGCATTCTGGCCGGCCTCGTCGAGGCTGCCGACAAGGTGACATTATGAAAACTCTTCTCGCGGCGTCGGGCCGTGTACTCCTGACATGCGTGTTCGT
This genomic interval carries:
- a CDS encoding DUF1656 domain-containing protein; this translates as MKPEIDLYGVFIPTLALWGLIAYLLSTVLRRLLDRVGFYNLVWHRPLFDLAMLVCILAGLVEAADKVTL
- a CDS encoding MarR family winged helix-turn-helix transcriptional regulator produces the protein MDSRQILKRKATAAILRGANLWRRLAERALADEGISAARADVLIWLYRLGGGLRQVQLADAIGQSSNALVRLLDELSAANLIERKPDEKDRRANAIWLTVEGEIMAARAEEILVGLRDKVLVDAADSDLEAIVRLHETISASITDRVDE
- a CDS encoding FUSC family protein; this translates as MAVLSQLLNPTSDDVVFSVKTFAAAVLALLICYTFDLQGPQWAFTSVYIIANPLAGASGSKALYRLIGTAVGGAATVVFVPNLVNSPEILTIAISLWVATCLYISLMDRSPRGYAFMLAGYTAALTSFPVVDAPDTAFTYTTARTMEIGVAIICTLFFNVVFFPKSASSVLARRVDGWLADMRGLAGQVLQGAGEQRVVTPLSRKLAAEAIDIRLFTTHAFFDSPSLRRKAQLSRELQRMMVAMLPVISGIEDVLAAFKSSKAGIPPEIKQLVDDVSLWMKEETPLSGEDRNTLWNRLKALAERGADDGSWSGILSRNLAFRLQDLVQTWSDCLDLKNGVEPNRTRSRLLVRLGLTGSQRPMHRDYTMAAFSGLTAALTTSVGCLIWISTGWSSGSAMVLMGAIMMCFFAAMDNAQPVIRNFMMASIFTGVAAFIIQFAFTPMITSFSAMMAVLAVVCIPVGLLAARPQTFLIGMSVGTSLPNMLGLPARPTFDAATFLNSNTAMIAGMMLALVVTVLVKTVGTEWSAKRLLRAGWIDIRSIAAAESGRDFTRLLHKMLDRLALLAPRINALPKTSHIHGEDILKDMRAGFNLIELQRAIQGLPGGDGAFVRDVVQAMAGYYDRKIRSTGHVAPDEHLLQCLDRCLDALITARSDVAVDASRACAALRYTLFPSADDFKPVPARQLQEQAA